Part of the Candidatus Saganbacteria bacterium genome, TTTGATCTATAAGTCCGAACTGGCCCCCAAAACGCATGATTTGGTTGAACTTGTAAATTTGTGTATTAAGCAGGACAAGGATTTTTTAAGCCTGAAAGAGCTTATTGAAGTTTTAAATAAGTATTATATTGAATCAAAATATCCACCGGACAATCCTATTATTTATTCTAAAGACGAAGCAAAGAGCGCTATAGCGCTAGCAAAAAACATTTTGAAATTTTCAAAAAGCAAGGTCTCAAAAGGGGCGGTGTTAAGATGAGCCTCCCAAAATATTTCAAAGGAATATTGTGGTTCGCAGATTTCAATAAACTCTCCCTAAAAGAGGACAGAAATATTATTTTGTTCCAAGCGCTTGAGAAGGGTAGAATGGAGCACCTCAAATATCTGAAAAACAAGCTTGGCGCAAAAGCGATCGTTGATTTTGCAAGAAAAAATTCGAATAAATTCAGCAGGAAAAGCGTATTAACTTTCGCGGAAACGGTTTTTGGTGGCAAATAGGATGCAGCCGCTTCACTTTGAGGTCCTTGATGAGAAAAGAATTAAAGCGTTCAAGGATATTTCCGCTATATTGGACGAAAAATATTATCTTGCCGGTGGCACAGCGCTGGCTCTTCAGCTCGGGCATAGAAAATCCTATGATTTTGATGTTTTCGGGAACAAAGATATAACTTTTGCCGTTAAAAAAAAGATTATAAAAGGGCTTAGCGGCTATAAGATCAAAACGCTTGTAGATTCCTCCGATGAATTAAGCCTTATCCTTAATGAAGAGATCAAACTTACAGTCCTGAATTATTATTGGGATCCGATAAAGTCGCTTGTAAAGCTTAAAGGCTATCTTCCTCTTCTTTCAATATTGGATATCGCGGCAACAAAAGCATACGCACTTGGAAGAAGAGGCAATTACAGAGACTATTTCGACCTTTATATTATCATAAAAAATGAGTATGCGACTTTAAGAGCCATAATTTCTTGCTGTAAAAAAAAGTATGGAGAACTCTTCAGCGAAAAGATGCTTCTTGAGCAATTGACCTATATTGGCGATCTGGACGAAAAAGAAAAACTCATGTTTTCTTCGGAGAAATTTGTTCCGTCGAGGAAAATAATAGAGTTCTTTAAAAATAAGATCAAGGGGAACTCGCATTAAAGAAGCGTGCTATACTTAGGAAGGCGTAATGCGTAACGCGCGATGCGGGATGCGAGGGGGAATTATATGAAAGACGCAGCTGTTAATTGGTTTGCAAAGGCAGATCTGACAAAATATGCGCAAGCAGGAGATATTGTTGATCGATTTGTAAAATAAATGTTAAAATGAAAATAACAAAAAGATCGAAAGAATATTTTATAGATAATATTTCGCGGACAAACCAGGTTGTTTTTACAGTGCTCATAGTCGGCACATTTGTAACAGGGTTCAATATTATTGTTTTTATTATCGGCAGTATTATTTTTCTTTTACTTTTGCTTGCAGGAACTTTTTTAACATCAAAAACGGAGGATCAATAATATGAACCAATATTTAAGCTTGGTGCCGATGGTGATATTTTTAGTTGTAGTTTTGATCTTTGTGGCTATTGTTGCGTTTAGCGGCAAGCCGCCGAAGGGGATACTATAGGGGCTATCGGCGCAAGCAGGAGATCAGGCAAAAAATCTGATAAAGTGAAGGCAGGGCATAATATGGCAAAAGAATATGAATTAGTTGTAAATAATTTTTTGGATAGGATAAGCGCCTTAAGGCCAAGCATCAGCAGCATGTATCTTTTCGGTTCGCATGCAAGAGGGACCGCTCGACCGGATTCTGATTATGATATTCTCATTGTTGCGCCTAAAAAAAATAAGGAATTAAAAAGCAAGCTGTATGACGCTGTAATGGATATTGAGTTGGAAAAGGGCGCGGACATTTCGTTGAAAGTGTTAAAACAGGACCAATTTGACAGGCTTCGGGAATTTAACACGCCATTCATTAAAAATGTTTTAAAAGAAGGGATTAAAATTGCATAACAGCGCGTTAATAAAAGAATTTATTTCGGAAACTAAGAAGATTTTAAAGATCTAGAAAGAAGTTCCTGTTGACTGTTGTTGATTGATAATTAGGAGGAAATAATCATGAAAAAATTAATATTGTTCCTGGCCCTGTGCTCTGCTTTCTGCTTTCTGCTGTCTGCTGTCTTATTTGCCGATGTGCCGAGGACAATAAATATCCAGGGGCGATTGACGCAAAAAGATGGCGCGCCGATAAAAGACGGCCACTATGATTTCACGTTTTTCTTGGTAGATGAAAATAACAACTTCATGTCAACGATACTTAACGGTATAAACCCGATAGTAAATAATACAAACAAGCAAACTCTTACTATAGATAAAAATGGGATATTCAATGCAATCCTTGAATTTGATCCAACATTTAGTTTTGATCCCGCTGTTTATCAGATCAAAAAAATTGTTTTGGTTTCCAATGTCATAATTGACCCAGGTCAGCCCAAGGGGGTTGGCTTTGCGCAAGATATTACAGCTGTCCCTTATGCGATAAATGCTGCAAATGCCGATAAGATCGGCGGAAAAACTTTTGATGAAGCGCTAAAAGCAAGTGGTGTTTCCGTAGGCGGTGGAGGCGTTGTTAACGAAAAATTTGATCATTTGTATGTTGGCGATCAAAACAAAAATCATATAACTATGGTACCGCAAGGCAATAGTCTGGCTATATATGCTAAAGGAAATTATGTTGGCATTAATGCTGTTGGTTATAGTTTTGGCGGAACATTTGAAGCTGATCCTGTTAAAGGAGTAGGGGTTTCTGGAGCTGGTGGAATTGGCGTGCAGGGCATTGGCGCAACATATGCTGGTGGTATTTTTTATGGGCCAAATATAGGCGTTTTCGGTGCGTTATCTAGCGGACCACAAAATGGAAATAATTATGGCGTCTTAGGTGTAACGTCTATTGCTGCTGGGAAGTATCTTCCTGGCACCATTAATTCTTATGGGGTTGCAGGAGTATCAGATACGGGAACTGGCGTTTTCGGAAAGAGCGATCAATGGATAGCGATAGATGCAAAAACTAACTCGACAAAAGTTGAAGTGGCGGCTGTACATGGAGAAGCATCCAATTTTAAAGTGTTTGGCGAACTTGGGGTATCCCGTTATTTCGCAGGCGTTAATCCGCCCATGGGCGTATTTGGAACATCAACGGATATTGGCGTTTATGGTTCCGTCGGAGATTCCACCAAAGTGACGACATTGTCAACAAAAAACATCCCATCAATTGGTGTAGCTGGCTGGTCGCCAGATGGGAGAGGCGTGAGCGGGGGCAGCAGTAGCGGGACGGGGGTGTTTGGGGTCTCACAAGATGGTCTAGGCGGCAAATTTGAAAGCAAAAGCAGTGATGGTATTCATGCTTCGGGTATTTATGGAGTGTATGGCCTAAGTACTTCAAAAGATGGGATAGGAATATATGGCGCAAATGTTAATGGTATTGGAGTTAGAGGATGGAGCAGTACATCTATTGGAGGAAAATTTGAAAGTGTGAATGATGCAGGAATTTCAGGATATAGCATGAAAAGCAATGGCGTCCATGGGATTAGCGATCAATCATACGGTGTCTATGGAATTAGCAAAAGCGATTTAACCGCCGGAGTGCGCGCGCAAAACCAAAATGGCGGCCCCGCATTGTTTGTTGACGGCCCAATTCAAATGCCTGCAGGCAACGCCTCTGTAACTAGCGGCTCGCCCACAGCGACAATAAATAAGGCTGTTGGCAGGGTAAATATTTCCGGGACATCCCAGTTTGATGTAACGGTAAATAATTCTTATGTGCATAAGGATTCTATTATATTATTGACTATAATAAATTCTAATTCTAATTATGATCAGGCTGTGACGATCAAAAATCAAGTTAACGGGGCATTTACTGTCGGGTTCCGCTCAATAACTCAAGGGTTCAATTTTCTTGTTATAAATTAATCTATAATGAATAACACGTATATTAATAAGGAATTGCTTGCAATACTGGATAAATATAGCCCCATGCTAGTATATTATTTTGGGTCGGCGTCAAGGGACAAGATGGGGCCCATGAGCGACATTGACCTGGCGGTTTTATGGCCTGAAAATGAAAATACCCCAATGGTAAAAAGCTTGATCCTGCAAAACGAGATCCAAAGCCGGCTAAATAATAAAAAATACGAAATTGGCTGCCTGAATAACCAATCTTTGAGCTTTTGCTATTCGGTAATATCAACAGGCAGATGCATATATGGTTCGGATCCGAACAGGGTCGCTTATGAAACAAAGATATTGGACGAATATCTTGATTTCGGATATTTGTCCGATATTTATAACAAAGAATTCGACAAAAGGATACTTAAAAATGGATAATCATGGTCAATATTGAAGAAATACACCATAGGCTCTCGGAAATAAAGGAAGCGCTCGATTATCTTGAAAGCTCGCATGAACAAATGCGGTCGAGCAGGGATAAGTTTTTACTTGGAAGATATTTCTTGCAGGTAATGCTTGAGGCTGTATTCACGATAGGCAACCAAATAATATCCGATGCCGGGCTCAGAAAACCTTCAAATTATAAGGATATCCTGCTGATATTAAAAGAAAATGGCATAATAAGCGCAAATGAACACGAAACAATGATAAAATTTGCGGACCTAAGGAACCGGCTTGTGCATACTTACTGGAAAATTTCTTCAGAAGAACTTTTGGAAATAAGCTCTGATCTTATGATATTCCATAATTTTTCAGGAATTATAGTGAGATATATTTCAAAAAAATAACAAATGGAAAGCTCAGGCGCAAAAGCGCTCCTCGAATCCCTAAAGCACGAAGGCGTGGATATCATATTTGGATATCCAGGCGGCACTGTCCTGCCTATCTACGACGCGCTCTACACTTTCAAAGATATTAAACATATCCTCGTTCGCCATGAGCAGGGGGCGGCGCATGAAGCTGATGGATATGCCCGCGCAACAGGCAAAGTTGGCGTGTGCCTTGCGACATCAGGACCAGGCGCTACAAATTTGGTTACGGGAATTGCAACAGCAAACATGGATTCGGTTCCTATGGTTGCCATTACAGGCCAGGTTGCAACAAATTTAATAGGAAAAGATTCTTTCCAGGAAGCGGATATTACCGGCATCACAATGCCGGTCTCAAAGCATAGTTTTCTTGTAAAAAACGCGGATGACCTGCCAAGGATCGTAAAAGAAGCTTTTTATATAGCAAAGTCGGGAAGGCCGGGGCCGGTGATCATCGATATCCCAAAGGATATACAACTTAAGAAGATAAAATTTAATTATCCGGATAAAGTTGATATTCCAAGCTACAAGCCGAACATGGCCGGCCACCCGAAACAGATAAAAGAAGCCATCGCGCATATCGTGGCATCAAAAAAACCTGTCATTTATGCCGGAGGCGGGGTTATCTTGTCTAATGCCGCGCATGAATTGAAAGAGTTCGCAGAAAAATACAATATTCCTGTCACAACTACACTTTTGGGCAAAGGGGCTTTTCCCGAAACCCACGAGCTTTCCTTGGGGATGCTCGGGATGCACGGGACAGCATTTGCTAATTACGCCGTGACGGACTGCGATTTGCTAATTGCGATAGGTGCCCGTTTTGATGATCGAGTGACTGGGCATATTGAACATTTCGCGCCGAACGCAAAAATCATCCATATCGATATCGACCCTGCTGAAATAGGAAAGAATGTAAAGATCGATGTCCCGATAGTCGGCGACGTTAAAAATGTGCTTAAAGCGATACTAGGAAAAGCCTCTCCAAAAGGAGCATGCGAAGAGTGGATGAGCCAAATTGCCGATTGGAAGGCCAAGTACCCGCTTTCTTATAAGCAAGTTGGCGGCAGTATTAAACCGCAATATATTATCGAACAGATATACGAATTGACAAAAGATAAAGATACAATAATCTGCACAGAGGTTGGCCAGAATCAGATGTGGGCGGCAATGTTCTATAAATACACAAGGCCCAGGTCTTTCATAAGTTCCGGGGGACTGGGTACTATGGGATTTGGACTTCCTGCGGCGGTTGGGGCGCAATTCGGGCGGCCGGACGCGATCGTCTGCGATATCGCGGGGGACGGTTCGATCCAAATGAATATCCAAGAGTTAACTACCGCGGTAAATAATAGATTGCCGATAAAAATTTTTGTTTTGGACAATTCTTTTTTAGGGATGGTCAGGCAATGGCAGGAAATTATCCACGGGAAAAGATATTGCGCGACAAACCTTTGCGCGAATCCCGATCTTGTGAAAATAGCTGAAGCGTATGGCGCCAAAGCTTTTCGCGTTGAGCAACCGGAAGAAGTAAAAGAGGCGATCAAGCGCGCGTTAGAGATAAAAGACGGGCCGGTCCTGGTTGACTTTGTTGTGGCAAAAGAGGAAAATGTTTTTCCTTTTGTCCAGCCGGGGCAAGCGATCAATCAGATGCTGATTGATTAATGACAAATTACAAATGCCATGCCTACCGGCAGGCAGGTCAAATGACAAATGATGGAGTTGTTTTATGAAACACACTATTTCTGTAATTGTTGAAAATAAACCCGGGGTGCTCTCGAGAGTATCGGGTCTTTTCGCGCGAAGAGGTTTTAATATCGAATCTCTTGCGGTGGGAGTGACCGAAGATCCGCAGGTTTCCCGTATGACAATTGTTGCCGAAGGCGACGAAGCGGACCTCGAGCAGATAATTAAACAGCTCTACAAACTTATTGATACGGTAAGGGTTTTTGACCTGCCGGCAGATAGATCTGTCGAGCGGGAATTGGCATTGATAAAAGTTTCCGCTAACGACAAGACAAGATCGGAGATAACCCAGATCGCAGACGTGTTTCGCGCAAGGATTGTCGATGTTTCGGACAATTCGATCATTATCGAGATCTCGGACGAACACTCGAATGTTGAAAGCATCGAAACAATGCTGCAAAAGTTTGGCATTAAGGAAATGGTAAGGACGGGAACGATCGGATTGCTGCGCGACTTGACACAAAATACAGTCTAGAGTAAGCTACATACACTATGTGTTAGTTGATTGCAGTATTGGCATATGGAAGGTGGAATGATGTATTTCAACCCGCAAGTAAAAGAAAAAAAAGAAGATTTTTATAATTATCAAATATTGCAGGAAGAGCTCAAAAAAGCTGTTTTAGATAAGTTGATCCCACTGATAGCAGTCTATGGGTTGAGGCGAACAGGGAAAACCAGCTTGATCCATGTGGTTCTTAATTCGCTGAAAAAGAAATATGTGTGGCTAGATGGGCGGGATATAGAATCCAGAGAAGATTTTCAGGTAAAAATTGCGAATGAAGTTAGGAAAATGAAGCGATTCAGCATAAAAACCATTTCCATTAAAGGTTTGCAGGTGGATATCGGGCTATTCAAAGAAGGGCTGAATTATTTAAATCAACGCAAAACGATCTTGGTAATAGATGAAGCCCAGTTATTAAAAAGAGCCCATTTAGATAAAATTGTCGCCTATATTTACGATAATTATCCGGATATTAAGATCATTCTATCGGGATCCGAGATCGGCATGTTGATGGCTTTTCTTGGGAAAGAAGATGCGCAGGCGCCGCTTTTCGGCAGGGCTGTTTTTGATATCCATACCCATAGGTTGGAAAAGGAGAATTCATTAGGCTTTTTAAGTATTGGCGCAAAACAAGCTAAATTAAATTTCAAAGAAAATGAAATCATGGAAACGATCGCCAATCTGGATGGAATAATCGGATGGCTTACAAAGTACGGCTGGTATCGGTTGAATTTTTCGCACAAAGAGGCCTTGCGCAAGACGATCCAAGACGGCAAGTATATCGCTAAAGAGGAATTCGGCAGGTTTTCGATCCGGTCGGAAAAGAAATATAATTCAATTTTAAGAACATTAAAAGGCGGGGCTGGATGGGAAGAGATAAAAAAGAAAACAAGGATTTCCGATAAACAACTCTCATCGATGTTAAAAAGAATGACAAGCTATGGTTTTATCGAAAAGCATGACCGGATATATACCATTGCGGACCCTCTTCTCGAGGCCGCTTTTTAAGATTTAGAAAGATGTAAGGACGGGAACGATCGAATTATTAAGAGGAGGAGTGGAGTAAAATGGCAAAAGTATACTACGAAAAAGACGCGGATCTCAATGTTTTGAAGGGTAAAAAGATAGCGATAATCGGTTTTGGGTCGCAAGGAGCCGCGCAATCGCAAAATCTTAAAGACAGCGGACTCGATGTAGTTATAGGACTAAGAGAAGGTTCGGCTCATTGGGAAAAAGTTAAAGAAGCAGGATTAACCCCAATGACTATCGAAGAAGCCGCAAAAGCGGCCGATATCGTCCAAATTTTAACCCCTGACGAAACTCAAGCCGATGTGTATAAGCAGTCGATCAAAAAATATATGAAAAAAGGCAAAACTCTGGCTTTCTCGCATGGTTTCAATATCCATTTCAAATTAATTAAACCATCAAAAGATATCAATGTCATCATGATCGCGCCAAAAGGCCCCGGCCCAATGGTCCGCCAGATGTATGTCCAGGGTGGAGGCGTTCCATCTCTCATCGCGATCCATCAAGATGCGACTGGCGATGCCAAACAAATAGCTTTAGCTCATGCCAAAGGGCTTGGAGGGGCTAGAGCCGGAGTTTTTGAAACAACTTTTAAAGAAGAAACAGAGACCGATCTTTTTGGCGAACAAACTGTCCTTTGCGGCGGCACAAGCTCGCTTATTATGGCAGGGTTTGAAACTCTGGTTGAAGCGGGATATCAGCCCGAGATGGCATATTTCGAATGCTGCCATGAGCTAAAACTCATAGTCGATCTGATCTATAAAGAGGGCATTGCAGGTATGCGCAAAGCGATCAGCAACACGGCTGAATACGGAGACCTGACCGTTGGCCCAAGGACAATCGACGCACGCGTCAAGAAAAATATGGCAAAAGCGTTAAAGAGGATCCAAACCGGAGCCTTTGCAAGAGAATGGATAAAAGAGAATAAAAATGGCTGCACCAATTTTAATGCCATGCGCGAAAAAGATAAAAACCATCAGATAGAAAAAGTCGGCACCAATCTTCGAGCTATGATGCCGTGGCTTAAGAAGTCCAATTAAATATAATGAAATATGGCAATAATTGTTCATAAATACGGCGGGACATCCGTTGGGACTCCCGAAAAAATAAACAACGCCGCAAGGCGTGTCAAAAGATTGCATGACGACGGGAATCAGATCGTCGTTGTCGTGTCGGCAATGGGCCATACGACGGATGAATTGATTGGCCTAATGGATAAAGTAACCTCAAACCCCAATCCTCGCGAATACGACATGCTTGTATCGACCGGGGAGCAGGTTTCGGCGGCACTTTTGGCCATGGCTCTTCAAGAATTGGGCTGTCCCGCTGTTTCATTGACCGGAGGCCAAGCAGGGGTTGAAACAGAGGACATTTATAAGAGAGCCCGCATAAAGGACATTAAGCTTAATCGCATCAAATCCGAACTAAAAGATGACAAAGTTGTCGTTGTAACCGGATTCCAAGGGATCGATAGTAAAGGCGATATCATAACGATCGGCCGCGGTGGATCGGATACCTCGGCGGTCGCAATTGCGGCGGCGCTTAAAGCGGATGTTTGTGATATCTATACGGATGTCGACGGCGTATATACGACTGATCCCAGGATCGAGCCCAATGCCCGAAAATTAAAAACAATTTCATATGAAGAAATGCTCGAGCTTGCTTCCCTTGGGGCGCAGGTCTTGCATCCTCGTTCTGTTGAATTGGCAAGCATCTATGGGATAGTTATTCATCTTAGATCCAGTATCAGTGAAATAGAAGGAACATATATCAAGGAGGCATCTGAAATGGAAAAGAAAGAAGCGGTGAGGGGGATAGCATTGGACGAGAATGTCGCAAAGATCGGCATCTTAAAAGTGCCGGACAAGCCCGGGACCGCCGCAAAACTCTTTTCCGCATTGGCCGACGATAAGGTAAATGTTGATATGATAGTCCAAAGTATCCATTCGGGCGGCGCTTTTGCCGATATGGCATTTACTGTTGAACGCCCCGATGTGAAAAAAGCCGTCGATGTCACACAAAAAATATCAAATACTCTTGGAGCCGAAAAAGTCGTTTCAGATCCGGGTGTTTGCAAGGTATCGCTTGTTGGCGTTGGGATGGTATCCCAGCCGGGCACCGCGTCACAAATGTTCAAAACGCTTTCCGACGAAAAAATAAATATTCAGATGATAACCACATCTGAAATAAAGATCTCATGTGTTGTGAAGCTTGAAGACGGCAAACGAGCAGTCAGAGCGCTGCATAAAGCTTTCAGATTGGATAAAATTGTTCAGTAATCTTTTTTTTGCAATAGTAGTCTCGTATCTTATTGGTTCGATCCCCTTTAGTTTGATCTTTGCGAAATTATTTACGGATACAGATGTTAGGCAAAAGGGCTCGGGCAACGTCGGCGCTACAAATGTCCTTGTCACGACCGGAAAAAAAAGAGCCGCGATCCTATCGGTGTTTTTTGATATTCTAAAAGGATTTGTCGCTGTCGCAATTTCTAAGATATTATTTGGAGCCGATATTTATGCCTATACTGCCGGATTGTTTTCGATAATAGGACATGATTTTCCTGTTTTTCTTGGATTCAAAGGCGGGAAGGGCGTTGCGGCCACGACAGGGGTCTTGATCGCTCTTAATCCAATAGCAATTTGGTTTTGTCTGCTGATCTATATTGTTTCGATCTCAATATCCCGCTATCTAATATTATCGAGCATAATTACGATCGGATTTATTCCCTTTATCTTGTGGTTTTTAGGTGAAGGGTTATTTGGCATAATATTTGGTATTTTGGCGTTTCTTTTAGCTTTATTCGTCCATCGTAATGATATAATAAGACTCCTTTCGGGCAAGGAAGCAAAATTTGATCGGGGCGTAGCTTAGCTTGGTGGAGCACTCGCTTGGGGTGCGAGAGGTCGGCCGTTCAAATCGGCTCGCCCCGATTCTAATCTTTTTTCGGAGCGTGGCTCAGCTTGGTAGAGCGCCTGGTTCGGGACCAGGAGGTCGTGGGTTCGAATCCCGCCGCTCCGACCAGACTGTACTCTGTGCGGTTTCGGCGGACGATGGGGAAAGGCCAGCAAAACAGCCCTGCGCGATTTTTCCCCTGTGTTCCGCCACAAAATTATACGGCTGCCGCCATTCCCATGAGCATATTGAGCAGTTATCGCCGCACCACATTCACCACACCGCAAAAGACCAACAAAAGGGAAATTATGGCCGCTTTTTGTTTTTCTAGGTTTTGAGTTATCTTTTAACACTTTTTGAACGGCTTCAAAAGTCGCTCGGGAAACAATTGGATCAAACTTGCCTTCGTAAGCTTCGCCGTTGTGGATTATCACAACTCAGGCGATCACTTAAACTTGCTAATGTATGCTTGCCATCTGCAAATTCTTCAAAGGCCAATTTGATAATTCTTGCTTTCACTGGATCTGGATCAATGTTTCTAGTTTTGGGATTATTCACATAGCCAAGCGGAGCCAATCCATTCCATTCACCGCGCCTGAGTTTTTGACGTTTCCCGCGCTTCACATTTTCAGATAAGTTATCTGAATAATAAGAAATAAGGGAGGGCATTATAATTCCTAATCAGAAGAAATCATCTGCTTATCAATTCCACCATATTGATTTATAAAAGATAATACTCGAAGACCGCCGTTCACTCCTTCTTCTGGAAGTTGAAGGATATTAGGATTTTCTTGGGCAATGGTTCTGGCACGTGTCCCAACATTTATACTTAAGGCCTCAGGAAAAGTCATAAGTAGTTCGCGATCAATTTGATGTGTTCTGGCTGAATCAGCCATAATAAGCGTGCTAGTCATATCTATTCCTAAGGTATTTATGCAGAATCTAGCAGCATCTTCTTTGTGTTGTAATACAACCTTAACGCTGGTCCTGCCAGCTTTATAGAGTTTTACTTCAATTCCGGTATCAGACAGCATTTCTCTCGCTTTTTCAATAAAGTGGTTTCTCGGACTTTTAACATGGCGTAAATCTATTCGAAACTCCGGGTTAATGCGGGGCGTTCTTTGGTCTATTTCAAATTGACCCTTAAAATTCTTATCTAGTAAAGCTATAACTCTTTGGCGAAAATCAGTAGTTATGCGACTTTTGCGATTATATTCTTCCAGATAAACTTTTGACCCCGCAGCATCAAAGGTAAATCCTCTGGTGGCACCATCAGAAAAGATCACTAGTCTATGGCGCAATGCTGCAGGAATATATTGAACAACCCTTTCATCAACATTAGCCTCAAGGTCTTCAGTTTCTAAAATGAATCGTTTACCATTCCCAAGAATATCAAGTATTTGCTTAAGCATGCTACCGGAGAGATGCTCATCGGTTACGACTAATACTCCGTCAAGGTCAGCAATGACATTATCAATTTTAGTAATTTTAGAAGGTTTATCTGTTTTTGTTTCTATTGCTACCCCTAACATGTTGGCTAGTTCCCTGTAATAAAAACGGGATAGATTGGCAAACCTTTTTGATCTAACCACCCCGTATCCTTCTTGGTAAGCCAAGTGGAACTCTTTGAAGTGATCTTTATCATCAAAAAATGCAGGGGTATGTCTGTCACCA contains:
- the plsY gene encoding glycerol-3-phosphate 1-O-acyltransferase PlsY: MFSNLFFAIVVSYLIGSIPFSLIFAKLFTDTDVRQKGSGNVGATNVLVTTGKKRAAILSVFFDILKGFVAVAISKILFGADIYAYTAGLFSIIGHDFPVFLGFKGGKGVAATTGVLIALNPIAIWFCLLIYIVSISISRYLILSSIITIGFIPFILWFLGEGLFGIIFGILAFLLALFVHRNDIIRLLSGKEAKFDRGVA
- a CDS encoding nucleotidyltransferase domain-containing protein translates to MAKEYELVVNNFLDRISALRPSISSMYLFGSHARGTARPDSDYDILIVAPKKNKELKSKLYDAVMDIELEKGADISLKVLKQDQFDRLREFNTPFIKNVLKEGIKIA
- a CDS encoding nucleotidyltransferase domain-containing protein, which codes for MNNTYINKELLAILDKYSPMLVYYFGSASRDKMGPMSDIDLAVLWPENENTPMVKSLILQNEIQSRLNNKKYEIGCLNNQSLSFCYSVISTGRCIYGSDPNRVAYETKILDEYLDFGYLSDIYNKEFDKRILKNG
- a CDS encoding HEPN domain-containing protein, which gives rise to MAPDSLNFEDWFLKAGNEIKAADGIFFYYEDPPTDMICYHAQQAAEKTLKAFLIYKSELAPKTHDLVELVNLCIKQDKDFLSLKELIEVLNKYYIESKYPPDNPIIYSKDEAKSAIALAKNILKFSKSKVSKGAVLR
- a CDS encoding nucleotidyl transferase AbiEii/AbiGii toxin family protein; this encodes MANRMQPLHFEVLDEKRIKAFKDISAILDEKYYLAGGTALALQLGHRKSYDFDVFGNKDITFAVKKKIIKGLSGYKIKTLVDSSDELSLILNEEIKLTVLNYYWDPIKSLVKLKGYLPLLSILDIAATKAYALGRRGNYRDYFDLYIIIKNEYATLRAIISCCKKKYGELFSEKMLLEQLTYIGDLDEKEKLMFSSEKFVPSRKIIEFFKNKIKGNSH
- a CDS encoding aspartate kinase, whose amino-acid sequence is MAIIVHKYGGTSVGTPEKINNAARRVKRLHDDGNQIVVVVSAMGHTTDELIGLMDKVTSNPNPREYDMLVSTGEQVSAALLAMALQELGCPAVSLTGGQAGVETEDIYKRARIKDIKLNRIKSELKDDKVVVVTGFQGIDSKGDIITIGRGGSDTSAVAIAAALKADVCDIYTDVDGVYTTDPRIEPNARKLKTISYEEMLELASLGAQVLHPRSVELASIYGIVIHLRSSISEIEGTYIKEASEMEKKEAVRGIALDENVAKIGILKVPDKPGTAAKLFSALADDKVNVDMIVQSIHSGGAFADMAFTVERPDVKKAVDVTQKISNTLGAEKVVSDPGVCKVSLVGVGMVSQPGTASQMFKTLSDEKINIQMITTSEIKISCVVKLEDGKRAVRALHKAFRLDKIVQ
- the ilvN gene encoding acetolactate synthase small subunit, with the protein product MKHTISVIVENKPGVLSRVSGLFARRGFNIESLAVGVTEDPQVSRMTIVAEGDEADLEQIIKQLYKLIDTVRVFDLPADRSVERELALIKVSANDKTRSEITQIADVFRARIVDVSDNSIIIEISDEHSNVESIETMLQKFGIKEMVRTGTIGLLRDLTQNTV
- a CDS encoding ATP-binding protein; this encodes MMYFNPQVKEKKEDFYNYQILQEELKKAVLDKLIPLIAVYGLRRTGKTSLIHVVLNSLKKKYVWLDGRDIESREDFQVKIANEVRKMKRFSIKTISIKGLQVDIGLFKEGLNYLNQRKTILVIDEAQLLKRAHLDKIVAYIYDNYPDIKIILSGSEIGMLMAFLGKEDAQAPLFGRAVFDIHTHRLEKENSLGFLSIGAKQAKLNFKENEIMETIANLDGIIGWLTKYGWYRLNFSHKEALRKTIQDGKYIAKEEFGRFSIRSEKKYNSILRTLKGGAGWEEIKKKTRISDKQLSSMLKRMTSYGFIEKHDRIYTIADPLLEAAF
- the ilvB gene encoding biosynthetic-type acetolactate synthase large subunit, which produces MESSGAKALLESLKHEGVDIIFGYPGGTVLPIYDALYTFKDIKHILVRHEQGAAHEADGYARATGKVGVCLATSGPGATNLVTGIATANMDSVPMVAITGQVATNLIGKDSFQEADITGITMPVSKHSFLVKNADDLPRIVKEAFYIAKSGRPGPVIIDIPKDIQLKKIKFNYPDKVDIPSYKPNMAGHPKQIKEAIAHIVASKKPVIYAGGGVILSNAAHELKEFAEKYNIPVTTTLLGKGAFPETHELSLGMLGMHGTAFANYAVTDCDLLIAIGARFDDRVTGHIEHFAPNAKIIHIDIDPAEIGKNVKIDVPIVGDVKNVLKAILGKASPKGACEEWMSQIADWKAKYPLSYKQVGGSIKPQYIIEQIYELTKDKDTIICTEVGQNQMWAAMFYKYTRPRSFISSGGLGTMGFGLPAAVGAQFGRPDAIVCDIAGDGSIQMNIQELTTAVNNRLPIKIFVLDNSFLGMVRQWQEIIHGKRYCATNLCANPDLVKIAEAYGAKAFRVEQPEEVKEAIKRALEIKDGPVLVDFVVAKEENVFPFVQPGQAINQMLID
- a CDS encoding DUF86 domain-containing protein, which codes for MVNIEEIHHRLSEIKEALDYLESSHEQMRSSRDKFLLGRYFLQVMLEAVFTIGNQIISDAGLRKPSNYKDILLILKENGIISANEHETMIKFADLRNRLVHTYWKISSEELLEISSDLMIFHNFSGIIVRYISKK
- the ilvC gene encoding ketol-acid reductoisomerase — protein: MAKVYYEKDADLNVLKGKKIAIIGFGSQGAAQSQNLKDSGLDVVIGLREGSAHWEKVKEAGLTPMTIEEAAKAADIVQILTPDETQADVYKQSIKKYMKKGKTLAFSHGFNIHFKLIKPSKDINVIMIAPKGPGPMVRQMYVQGGGVPSLIAIHQDATGDAKQIALAHAKGLGGARAGVFETTFKEETETDLFGEQTVLCGGTSSLIMAGFETLVEAGYQPEMAYFECCHELKLIVDLIYKEGIAGMRKAISNTAEYGDLTVGPRTIDARVKKNMAKALKRIQTGAFAREWIKENKNGCTNFNAMREKDKNHQIEKVGTNLRAMMPWLKKSN